In Amycolatopsis jiangsuensis, the following proteins share a genomic window:
- a CDS encoding M81 family metallopeptidase, translating into MKILAAGFQHETNTFAAAPAGYANFENGEGFPALRRGDDVLGLAKVNLPIGGFLSALHDVTVQPVIWAAASPSGPVTADAYERITGEILQAAREGAPDGIYLDLHGAMVTEHHDDGEGELLSRLRAIVGRHVPIVASLDLHANLSERMFAAADALIAYRTYPHVDMAETGRRAARLLARRMAGEQLKPEWQRVPFLIPINAGCTDLEPAGSVYGALPEGLSFAAGFPAADIPDCGPVVFGYGTAGVREQVDRVHEQVTSLESDWAVALPGPEEAIADAIRLSVEGPVVIADTQDNPGAGGTARTTGLLKALLAADCGPAAIGLFTDPAAAAAAHAAGVGATLTLDLGGEPAVPGDTPVRGRFVVEHLSDGRCRFDGPMMHGNVVDLGASACLRSGAVRIGVTSGRTQMFDRNLFRMVGIEPERQRIVVVKSSVHFRGDFAPMAAHVLVAKSPGVMAADPADLPWRRLSPEVRISPAR; encoded by the coding sequence ATGAAAATCCTTGCCGCCGGTTTCCAGCACGAGACCAACACGTTCGCTGCGGCCCCAGCCGGCTACGCCAACTTCGAGAACGGGGAAGGATTTCCGGCGCTGCGCCGCGGTGATGACGTATTGGGGCTGGCGAAGGTGAACCTGCCGATCGGCGGGTTCCTCAGCGCGCTGCACGACGTGACCGTGCAGCCGGTGATCTGGGCGGCGGCCTCGCCGTCCGGTCCGGTCACCGCGGACGCCTACGAGCGCATCACCGGGGAAATCCTCCAGGCTGCCCGCGAGGGCGCACCGGACGGGATTTACCTGGATCTGCACGGCGCCATGGTCACCGAGCACCACGACGACGGGGAGGGCGAACTGCTGTCCCGCCTGCGTGCGATCGTCGGCAGGCACGTGCCCATCGTGGCGAGCCTGGACCTGCACGCCAACCTGTCCGAGCGGATGTTCGCCGCGGCCGACGCCTTGATCGCTTACCGCACCTACCCACATGTCGACATGGCCGAGACCGGGCGTCGCGCGGCGCGGCTGCTGGCCCGGCGAATGGCGGGCGAGCAGCTGAAGCCGGAGTGGCAACGCGTGCCTTTCCTGATTCCGATCAATGCCGGCTGCACGGACCTCGAGCCCGCCGGGTCGGTCTACGGGGCGCTGCCGGAGGGGCTCTCGTTCGCCGCCGGGTTCCCCGCCGCCGACATCCCCGACTGCGGACCGGTCGTGTTCGGGTACGGCACCGCCGGCGTGCGCGAGCAGGTCGACCGGGTCCATGAGCAGGTCACGAGCCTCGAATCGGACTGGGCGGTGGCGCTGCCCGGCCCGGAGGAGGCGATCGCGGACGCCATCCGGCTCAGCGTCGAGGGACCGGTCGTCATCGCCGACACCCAGGACAATCCGGGTGCCGGCGGGACCGCACGGACCACGGGCCTGCTCAAGGCGCTGCTCGCCGCCGACTGCGGCCCGGCCGCGATCGGCCTGTTCACCGACCCGGCCGCGGCTGCCGCGGCCCACGCTGCCGGGGTCGGGGCGACGCTGACCCTCGACCTCGGCGGTGAGCCGGCCGTTCCCGGCGACACCCCGGTGCGCGGCCGGTTCGTGGTGGAACACCTCTCCGACGGCCGCTGCCGGTTCGACGGGCCCATGATGCACGGCAACGTCGTCGACCTCGGCGCCTCGGCCTGTCTGCGCAGCGGCGCCGTCCGCATCGGCGTGACCAGCGGGCGCACGCAGATGTTCGACCGCAACCTGTTCCGCATGGTCGGGATCGAGCCGGAGCGTCAGCGCATCGTCGTCGTCAAGAGCTCCGTCCACTTCCGCGGCGACTTCGCGCCGATGGCCGCGCACGTCCTCGTCGCGAAGTCGCCGGGGGTGATGGCCGCCGATCCGGCAGACCTGCCGTGGCGGCGGCTCTCACCGGAGGTCCGGATCAGTCCGGCTCGCTGA
- a CDS encoding MFS transporter, which translates to MVHTSERVVPDVLYRKVGWRILPLLVICYVFAYIDRVNIGFAKLQMTTDVGISESVYGLAAGIFFLGYVLFEVPSNLLLQRIGTRKTVFRIMLLWGLTSAAMLFVHNAGSFYVLRFLLGVFEAGFAPGIIFYATQWYPPARLATAMSVLMIPGPLGSMIGGPLSSFVMTSFDGAAGLAGWQWMFLVEGLPCVLLAFVVWRVLPDRPADARWLSAAEKDRIAADVAPAGTTRQHSFRRVLADPKVYLLALGYFCLISGLYAVSFWLPTILEENGISGAVHIGLWTAVPYAVSLVLMFVVSRSSDRRGERRLHSAIPALVAAVALAVAAFTASSFPVSMTAIVVATAMMWVSYTIFWAIPSGYLANTAAAGGIALINSIGLLGGFFSPTLIGYVKQTTGSTEAGLLSMVALLALGGLLILFTRVGSETR; encoded by the coding sequence ATGGTGCACACCAGCGAGAGGGTCGTACCGGACGTGCTGTACCGCAAAGTCGGTTGGCGCATCCTGCCGCTGCTCGTGATCTGTTACGTCTTCGCCTACATCGACCGGGTCAACATCGGCTTCGCCAAGCTGCAGATGACCACCGACGTCGGGATCAGCGAATCGGTCTACGGGCTGGCCGCCGGTATCTTCTTCCTCGGCTACGTCCTGTTCGAGGTGCCCAGCAACCTCCTGCTGCAGCGGATCGGCACCCGGAAGACGGTGTTCCGGATCATGCTGCTGTGGGGCCTGACCTCGGCCGCGATGCTGTTCGTGCACAACGCGGGCAGCTTCTACGTCCTGCGGTTCCTGCTCGGCGTGTTCGAGGCCGGGTTCGCGCCGGGCATCATCTTCTACGCCACCCAGTGGTACCCGCCCGCCCGCCTGGCCACGGCGATGTCGGTGCTGATGATCCCGGGCCCGCTCGGCTCGATGATCGGCGGCCCGCTGTCCTCGTTCGTGATGACCTCGTTCGACGGCGCGGCGGGGCTCGCCGGCTGGCAGTGGATGTTCCTCGTCGAAGGACTGCCGTGCGTGCTGCTGGCGTTCGTGGTGTGGCGGGTGCTGCCCGACCGGCCCGCGGACGCCCGGTGGCTCAGCGCAGCGGAGAAGGACCGGATCGCCGCGGACGTGGCACCGGCCGGAACCACGCGCCAGCACAGCTTCCGCCGGGTGCTCGCGGACCCGAAGGTCTACCTGCTGGCGCTCGGCTACTTCTGCCTCATCAGCGGTCTGTACGCGGTGAGCTTCTGGCTGCCGACCATCCTCGAGGAGAACGGAATCTCCGGGGCAGTCCACATCGGACTGTGGACCGCGGTGCCGTACGCGGTCTCGCTGGTGCTGATGTTCGTGGTGTCGCGCTCGTCGGACCGGCGCGGTGAACGCCGTCTGCACAGCGCCATCCCGGCGCTCGTGGCCGCGGTGGCGCTCGCTGTCGCCGCCTTCACGGCCTCGTCCTTCCCCGTGTCGATGACCGCGATCGTGGTGGCCACGGCGATGATGTGGGTGTCCTACACCATTTTCTGGGCGATTCCCTCGGGCTATCTGGCGAACACGGCCGCCGCCGGCGGCATCGCCCTGATCAACAGCATCGGGCTCCTCGGCGGGTTCTTCAGCCCGACGCTGATCGGCTACGTCAAACAGACCACCGGGAGTACCGAGGCAGGGTTGCTGTCGATGGTCGCCCTGCTGGCGCTCGGCGGTCTGCTCATCCTGTTCACCCGCGTCGGAAGCGAAACACGATGA
- a CDS encoding Lrp/AsnC family transcriptional regulator — translation MSDHDSKLLDETDLALVDALQVHPRASWTRLAEVLDLAPITLARRWQHLVDTGSAWVTVALSESGMRGALLELTCRPGTAERVALTLARLPNVATVGVTTGEFQVFALVLAPTLPAIAETLVRALPIPPEVTTMRSHVYSGLFGGVVWRLGVMNRAQTELVREPAGAPPGEIRPFGPADRALFLALGHDGRRPYTELADELGTSPQAVKRRLDRLRRHGDITFRCDVARPLAGWESMALLWLAVPDLGLRSVGRRLGVWPETRHCAAIPGPANLSLIVSLRSLEHLGELLVRIAREHPEVSIVDRRIVLRQVKVHGRIVDELGRSTRVVPVDPWAMSS, via the coding sequence ATGTCGGATCACGACAGCAAGCTGCTGGACGAAACCGATCTCGCGTTGGTGGACGCGCTACAGGTGCACCCGCGTGCGAGCTGGACCCGCCTCGCCGAGGTCCTGGACCTCGCGCCGATCACGCTGGCCCGGCGCTGGCAGCATCTGGTCGACACGGGTTCGGCGTGGGTCACGGTGGCACTGAGCGAAAGCGGGATGCGGGGCGCGCTGCTGGAGCTGACGTGCCGTCCCGGCACCGCGGAACGGGTCGCGCTGACGCTGGCGCGGCTGCCGAACGTGGCGACGGTCGGGGTGACCACGGGAGAGTTCCAGGTGTTCGCGCTGGTGCTGGCGCCGACGCTGCCCGCGATCGCCGAAACTCTGGTGCGGGCCCTGCCGATTCCCCCGGAGGTGACGACCATGCGTTCGCATGTCTACAGCGGGCTCTTCGGTGGTGTGGTGTGGCGGCTGGGCGTCATGAACCGTGCGCAGACCGAGCTGGTTCGCGAACCGGCCGGAGCGCCGCCCGGCGAGATCCGGCCGTTCGGCCCGGCCGATCGCGCTCTGTTCCTCGCGCTCGGGCACGACGGGCGGCGTCCCTACACCGAACTGGCCGACGAGCTGGGCACCTCGCCGCAGGCGGTCAAGCGGCGGCTCGATCGCCTGCGGCGGCACGGCGACATCACGTTCCGCTGCGACGTGGCCCGGCCACTCGCGGGCTGGGAATCCATGGCGCTGCTGTGGCTCGCGGTGCCCGACCTCGGACTGCGCTCGGTGGGCCGCCGTCTGGGCGTCTGGCCGGAGACACGTCACTGCGCGGCGATTCCCGGCCCGGCGAACCTGTCGTTGATCGTGAGCCTGCGATCGCTGGAGCATCTCGGCGAACTGCTCGTGCGCATCGCACGGGAGCACCCCGAAGTCTCCATTGTGGACCGCAGAATCGTGCTGCGGCAGGTCAAGGTGCACGGGCGGATCGTCGACGAACTGGGCCGCAGCACCAGGGTCGTCCCCGTCGACCCCTGGGCCATGTCGTCGTGA
- a CDS encoding carboxylesterase/lipase family protein, which produces MSDPIVTTTEGAVRGRATDLAHVFLDIPYAAPPTGAGRFAAPVPHAHWAGVRDGTRPGPTAPQPRRDSFGALDMSVYFGPGWVPGDDYLTVNVWAPPDAGNSPVMVFVHGGGFSAGSTRSALYDGTAFARDGVVLVTLNYRLGIPGFLDLPGAPANRGLLDVVAALRWVRRNIEAFGGDPGNVTLFGQSAGATIIGEVLATPDADGLVRRAIMQSGSGLGAFSREQASRVTSAAADALGIEPVVADFARVPDEQFVEIMPKLGGLDLRTSTGFDPLLGLSTFSLVLDRQPAEAVAAGAGAEVALLVGTNTEEGNLYLAPQGNLTTSTIEDVHATAAKAHSDPDAAVARYRARHPEASLGELRSAIMGDALFGAGSRHLAEAHATHRQTRTHTYEFAWRSSAVDGQLGAAHTVELPYVFDLPDLPALHGSRGLLGPAEAPAGLAARMHGAWVGFARTGDPGWPEAETRRFSEPD; this is translated from the coding sequence GTGTCCGACCCGATCGTCACCACCACCGAGGGCGCGGTCCGCGGCCGCGCCACCGACCTCGCACACGTCTTCCTCGACATTCCCTATGCCGCACCGCCGACCGGTGCGGGCAGGTTCGCCGCCCCCGTCCCGCACGCGCACTGGGCGGGTGTCCGGGACGGGACGCGGCCGGGACCGACCGCTCCCCAGCCACGCCGGGACAGTTTCGGCGCACTGGACATGTCGGTCTACTTCGGACCGGGCTGGGTACCCGGCGACGACTACCTCACCGTCAACGTCTGGGCGCCGCCGGACGCCGGGAACAGCCCGGTCATGGTCTTCGTGCACGGCGGTGGGTTCAGCGCCGGCTCCACCCGGTCCGCCCTTTACGACGGAACGGCGTTCGCCCGCGACGGCGTGGTGCTCGTGACCCTCAACTACCGGCTGGGCATTCCCGGCTTCCTCGATCTGCCCGGCGCGCCGGCCAACCGCGGACTGCTCGACGTCGTGGCCGCGCTGCGCTGGGTGCGCCGCAACATCGAGGCGTTCGGCGGTGATCCCGGCAACGTCACGCTGTTCGGCCAGTCGGCGGGCGCGACGATCATCGGCGAGGTGCTGGCCACTCCCGACGCGGACGGCCTGGTCCGTCGCGCCATCATGCAGAGCGGCAGTGGCCTTGGCGCATTCTCCCGGGAACAGGCGTCACGGGTGACGTCCGCCGCGGCGGACGCGCTCGGCATCGAGCCGGTCGTCGCGGATTTCGCCCGCGTTCCGGACGAGCAGTTCGTCGAGATCATGCCGAAGCTCGGTGGCCTGGATCTGCGGACCAGCACCGGGTTCGACCCGCTGCTCGGGCTCAGCACGTTCAGCCTGGTGCTCGACCGGCAACCCGCCGAAGCCGTCGCCGCGGGCGCCGGTGCCGAGGTCGCGCTGCTCGTCGGCACGAACACCGAGGAAGGCAACCTCTACCTCGCGCCACAGGGAAATCTGACCACCTCGACGATCGAGGACGTGCACGCCACCGCAGCCAAAGCACACTCCGATCCGGACGCGGCGGTGGCCCGGTACCGGGCCCGGCACCCAGAGGCGAGCCTCGGCGAGCTGCGTTCGGCGATCATGGGCGATGCGCTGTTCGGCGCGGGAAGCCGCCACCTCGCCGAAGCACACGCGACCCACCGGCAAACCCGTACCCACACCTACGAGTTCGCCTGGCGATCGTCCGCAGTGGACGGTCAGCTCGGGGCCGCGCACACGGTGGAGCTGCCCTACGTGTTCGATCTGCCGGACCTTCCCGCCCTGCACGGCTCCCGCGGGCTGCTCGGTCCCGCCGAGGCTCCGGCGGGACTCGCCGCACGCATGCACGGGGCCTGGGTGGGTTTCGCGCGCACCGGTGACCCCGGCTGGCCCGAGGCGGAGACCCGCCGCTTCAGCGAGCCGGACTGA
- a CDS encoding helix-turn-helix transcriptional regulator: MNVDGQLGEFLRARRDRVGPEDVGLPAYPERRRVAGLRREELAQLAGVSVSYYTRLEQGQSVNASGAILDALARALRLDSHERDHLRELAARRPRQQRRPAEERLDPSTRDLMRSFGTTPVLVLGRRTDVLAWNPLGHALLAGHLDRDAPDCPDDRPNLARLLFLDPHTRDLYVDWPRKARAMVGNLRLVAGRHPEDALLAALIGELSMKSPEFVALWADHRVKPCEADAYELRHPLVGAVTVAQQVLLPARTPEQSLIVVTTAEGSASENAVRLLGRSALET; encoded by the coding sequence ATGAACGTCGACGGCCAGCTGGGAGAGTTTCTGCGGGCGCGCCGCGATCGGGTCGGTCCTGAGGACGTCGGCCTGCCCGCGTACCCCGAACGCCGGCGCGTGGCCGGGCTGCGCCGGGAGGAGCTCGCGCAGCTGGCGGGCGTGAGCGTGTCGTACTACACGCGCCTGGAACAAGGGCAGTCGGTCAACGCGTCCGGCGCCATTCTCGACGCCCTCGCCCGCGCCCTCCGGCTCGACAGCCACGAGCGGGACCATCTGCGTGAGCTGGCGGCGCGTCGTCCCCGGCAGCAGCGCCGGCCGGCCGAAGAACGGCTCGACCCGTCCACGCGTGACCTGATGCGCTCGTTCGGAACCACGCCGGTACTGGTTCTCGGACGGCGCACCGACGTCCTGGCGTGGAACCCCCTCGGACACGCACTGCTGGCGGGACACCTCGACCGCGACGCGCCGGACTGTCCGGACGATCGGCCGAACCTGGCCCGCCTGCTGTTCCTCGACCCGCACACGCGTGATCTCTACGTCGACTGGCCCCGCAAAGCACGCGCGATGGTCGGCAACCTGCGGCTCGTCGCCGGGCGTCATCCCGAAGACGCGCTGCTGGCCGCGTTGATCGGAGAGCTGTCCATGAAGAGCCCGGAGTTCGTGGCCCTGTGGGCTGACCACCGCGTCAAGCCGTGCGAAGCCGATGCGTATGAGCTCCGCCACCCCCTGGTCGGCGCGGTCACGGTCGCGCAGCAGGTCCTGCTACCGGCCCGCACACCCGAGCAGTCCCTCATCGTCGTCACCACAGCCGAGGGCTCGGCCTCGGAGAACGCGGTCCGGCTACTCGGTCGGTCCGCCCTTGAGACCTGA
- a CDS encoding FAD-dependent oxidoreductase, whose translation MSDMVDGFAGWRLGTAAHDVSRLEVLAEVDVVVTGGGAAGVAAATVCAENGLSVVLIERYGFCGGAAVAGMSGTICGLYLAADDGEPQQIVHGFTERFRQALAAGAGVTGPQRYGRTWTVAHDPLVWREVADDLLEGAGVRILLHTVVSGVLVEDGRHTGVIVESNAGRAVVRAARTIDASGDAAVVARAGHATRFGDDGRIQNPTMFFRLGNVDLDHFHETYGSDTICPPWVSSAIESAREEGLDLPRSHIWLFDTTRPAELLVNATRLVGRDGRMLNVIDPEDFTEAEIEGRRQVRAYARFLRERVPGCAEAFVIDTGVEVGIRQTRSIEAVETLTNDDVLACRKREDGIVRSAWPIELHAGARPELHWLIGDYYEVPYLSLVPRTGENIVVAGRCLGAQHAALASARVTAQCFEYGHAAAAATVLSLREDKPYRSIAGREVRAAMRTAGSSI comes from the coding sequence ATGAGCGATATGGTGGACGGCTTCGCCGGCTGGCGGCTGGGCACGGCCGCGCACGACGTTTCCCGTCTCGAGGTGCTGGCCGAGGTGGACGTCGTGGTGACGGGCGGCGGCGCCGCGGGGGTCGCGGCGGCGACGGTCTGCGCGGAGAACGGGCTTTCGGTCGTGCTCATCGAGCGGTACGGCTTCTGCGGTGGCGCCGCGGTCGCGGGCATGTCGGGCACGATCTGCGGCTTGTACCTGGCGGCCGACGACGGCGAACCGCAGCAGATCGTGCACGGGTTCACCGAGCGCTTCCGACAGGCGCTCGCGGCCGGTGCGGGGGTCACCGGACCCCAGCGGTACGGCAGGACCTGGACCGTCGCTCACGATCCGCTGGTCTGGCGCGAAGTCGCCGACGACCTGCTCGAAGGAGCCGGCGTGCGGATCCTGCTCCACACCGTGGTGTCGGGCGTGCTCGTCGAGGACGGCCGGCACACCGGCGTCATCGTCGAGTCGAATGCCGGACGGGCCGTGGTCCGCGCGGCCCGGACCATCGACGCGTCGGGCGATGCGGCGGTCGTCGCCCGCGCCGGGCACGCGACCCGCTTCGGTGACGACGGCCGGATCCAGAACCCCACCATGTTCTTCCGGCTGGGCAACGTCGACCTCGACCACTTTCACGAGACGTACGGGAGCGACACGATCTGCCCACCATGGGTCAGTTCCGCCATCGAATCCGCACGCGAGGAAGGGCTCGACCTGCCGCGTTCGCACATCTGGCTGTTCGACACCACCCGCCCGGCCGAGCTGCTCGTGAACGCGACGAGGCTGGTGGGGCGCGACGGGCGCATGCTCAACGTGATCGACCCCGAGGACTTCACGGAGGCCGAGATCGAGGGGCGGCGCCAGGTACGTGCTTACGCACGCTTCCTTCGCGAACGGGTGCCCGGCTGCGCGGAAGCGTTCGTCATCGACACCGGGGTCGAAGTCGGTATCCGGCAGACACGCAGCATCGAGGCGGTCGAGACGCTGACGAACGACGACGTGCTCGCCTGTCGCAAACGCGAGGACGGGATCGTCCGGTCGGCGTGGCCGATCGAGCTGCACGCCGGCGCGCGCCCCGAACTGCACTGGCTGATCGGGGACTACTACGAGGTCCCGTACCTCTCGCTGGTGCCTCGCACCGGCGAGAACATCGTCGTGGCCGGCCGCTGCCTCGGAGCGCAGCATGCGGCGCTCGCCTCGGCGCGGGTCACGGCCCAGTGTTTCGAGTACGGCCACGCCGCTGCCGCCGCGACCGTGCTCTCCCTCCGCGAGGACAAGCCGTACCGCTCGATCGCCGGACGCGAGGTCCGAGCGGCGATGCGGACGGCCGGCAGCAGCATCTGA
- a CDS encoding ArsR/SmtB family transcription factor: MLKIHFTDADLERVTIAADADPMWELLTSSYRIRRPEGEVLFGHWRRESRSAVSEAGRLLMSAVPAYGYCPDFLTPAGTRSIGDGVAAVLATPERALTADIAELATQGARVPSWLRRVADGDAWQLRRLGVALHDYYQQCVASTWSRIRQVVAHDRLRLRSNLSRGGPQLLLSTLHPDITWTPPVLRVRFPVEQDLHLNGRGLRVIPTFFGHGTPTTYKDPAMSPVLVQSLLHQRFDHDAEPGSSLAALLGRTRARVLVRIAISQCNTGKLAELINISPATASQHASVLRASGLITSYRAGKEQVHEVTELGLSVIRAG, encoded by the coding sequence ATGCTCAAGATCCACTTCACGGATGCGGACCTGGAGAGGGTGACCATCGCCGCTGACGCCGACCCGATGTGGGAGTTGCTCACGAGCAGCTACCGAATCCGGCGGCCGGAGGGCGAAGTGCTCTTCGGCCACTGGCGGCGGGAGTCTCGCTCCGCGGTCTCCGAAGCAGGTCGTCTGCTGATGTCGGCCGTACCTGCCTATGGCTACTGCCCCGACTTTCTCACTCCGGCCGGGACGCGCTCCATCGGTGATGGCGTCGCCGCCGTGCTCGCAACACCGGAGCGAGCTTTGACCGCCGACATTGCCGAGCTGGCCACCCAGGGGGCCCGAGTTCCGTCTTGGTTGCGACGCGTAGCCGACGGTGACGCGTGGCAACTTCGCCGGCTCGGCGTTGCCCTGCACGACTACTATCAGCAATGCGTGGCTTCGACCTGGAGCCGGATCCGGCAGGTCGTGGCCCACGATCGACTGCGACTGCGGTCGAACCTGAGCCGCGGCGGACCCCAGCTGCTGCTGTCGACGTTGCACCCCGACATCACCTGGACACCTCCGGTGCTACGGGTACGTTTCCCGGTCGAGCAGGATCTGCACCTCAACGGCCGCGGTCTACGGGTGATCCCCACCTTCTTCGGGCACGGCACGCCGACCACCTACAAGGATCCGGCCATGTCGCCGGTGCTGGTCCAGTCACTTCTTCACCAGCGCTTCGACCACGACGCCGAGCCCGGGTCGTCGCTTGCTGCCCTGCTGGGCCGGACGCGGGCTCGCGTCCTGGTGAGGATCGCGATCTCGCAGTGCAACACCGGCAAACTGGCCGAGCTGATCAACATCTCCCCCGCCACCGCCAGCCAGCACGCTTCGGTGCTGCGTGCGAGTGGACTGATCACCAGCTACCGCGCGGGGAAGGAACAAGTCCACGAGGTCACCGAACTCGGGCTGAGCGTCATCCGGGCAGGCTAG
- a CDS encoding GntR family transcriptional regulator has protein sequence MTDQVNKAEQAYGVLEDMITFQDLAPGDVVSEVGLMSLTGFGRTPVREALQRLARERMVEIHPHRGAFVAAVSVEAHFQLLELRRGLEEMATRFAVYRAKPQQKEQMLALATALDEFEGTDVRQFGVLLKQAHSLVVEATQNEYLELAMAPLQSLSRRFWFAHLPDVAKELRSAADLHGNLLRAIAHGDEAAAAAGTLKLNDYLTDITYTALRGPGSHG, from the coding sequence GTGACGGATCAGGTCAACAAGGCCGAGCAGGCCTACGGCGTGCTCGAGGACATGATCACCTTCCAGGATCTGGCACCCGGCGATGTCGTGTCCGAGGTGGGGCTCATGTCGCTGACCGGCTTCGGCCGCACACCGGTGCGCGAGGCGCTGCAGCGGCTGGCTCGTGAGCGCATGGTGGAGATCCACCCGCATCGCGGGGCGTTCGTGGCGGCGGTGTCCGTCGAGGCGCACTTCCAGCTGCTCGAGCTCCGGCGAGGGCTGGAGGAGATGGCCACCCGGTTCGCGGTCTACCGCGCGAAGCCGCAGCAGAAGGAGCAGATGCTCGCGTTGGCGACCGCGCTCGACGAGTTCGAGGGGACCGACGTCCGGCAGTTCGGCGTGCTGCTCAAACAGGCCCATTCACTCGTCGTCGAGGCCACCCAGAACGAGTACCTCGAACTGGCCATGGCGCCGCTGCAGTCGTTGTCGCGACGCTTCTGGTTCGCGCACCTGCCGGACGTGGCCAAGGAACTCCGTTCGGCCGCGGACCTGCACGGGAACCTGCTGCGGGCGATCGCCCACGGCGACGAGGCGGCCGCGGCCGCGGGAACGCTGAAGCTGAACGACTACCTCACCGACATCACCTACACCGCCTTGCGCGGACCGGGCTCGCACGGGTGA
- a CDS encoding MBL fold metallo-hydrolase, producing the protein MQEIVLGDVTVTRIIEYFGSVEMSPDTFFPESTGESWREHEHWLAPDFLDPETGICVTAIQTWLLRSEGKTILVDTGVGNHKERPYSPVWSHLSTGFLGNLAQAGVRPEDVDLVINTHLHVDHVGWNTYLDDRAWVPTFPNATYLMPKADFDFWNPANGHQPNLGRGNQNVFEDSVAPVHEAGRTLLWEDSHRIDRNLTLDLAPGHTPGSSVLTLASGTDRALFAGDLLHTALQFVEPDTNSCFCEDPAQARATRRRLLGWAADENALVVPAHLGGHGAAEVVREGDRFAIKEWAPFTRL; encoded by the coding sequence ATGCAGGAAATCGTGCTGGGGGACGTCACGGTCACCCGGATCATCGAGTACTTCGGTTCGGTCGAGATGTCACCGGACACGTTCTTTCCCGAGAGCACCGGGGAGTCATGGCGCGAGCACGAGCACTGGCTGGCACCGGACTTCCTCGACCCGGAGACCGGCATCTGCGTCACAGCCATCCAGACGTGGCTGTTGCGCAGTGAAGGCAAGACGATCCTGGTCGACACCGGGGTCGGCAACCACAAGGAACGGCCGTACTCGCCGGTGTGGAGCCACCTGAGCACCGGCTTCCTCGGCAACCTCGCACAGGCCGGGGTCCGGCCAGAGGACGTCGACCTGGTGATCAACACCCACCTGCACGTCGATCACGTCGGCTGGAACACCTACCTCGACGACCGTGCCTGGGTGCCGACCTTCCCCAACGCCACCTACCTCATGCCCAAGGCCGACTTCGACTTCTGGAATCCCGCCAACGGCCACCAGCCGAACCTGGGCCGGGGCAACCAGAACGTCTTCGAGGACAGCGTCGCCCCGGTGCACGAGGCCGGGCGGACGCTGCTGTGGGAGGACAGCCACCGGATCGACCGGAACCTCACACTGGATCTCGCGCCCGGGCACACCCCCGGCTCGTCGGTGCTCACCCTCGCATCGGGCACCGACCGTGCGCTGTTCGCCGGCGACCTGCTCCACACGGCCCTGCAGTTCGTCGAGCCGGACACGAACAGCTGCTTCTGCGAGGACCCAGCGCAGGCCAGAGCCACCCGGCGACGGCTGCTGGGCTGGGCGGCGGACGAGAACGCGCTCGTCGTGCCCGCGCATCTCGGCGGTCACGGGGCCGCCGAAGTCGTCCGCGAGGGCGACCGGTTCGCCATCAAGGAATGGGCACCGTTCACCCGCCTCTGA